The Terriglobia bacterium genomic sequence TCGCGCGCCGGATCTGAGCGACGCGGCGTTGTCGGGGAAGGGAGCGATCCATGGCAGACCGATGGGAGTTCTACAAGAACCCGAAGGGCGAGTGGCGATGGAAGCGGATAGCGCCGAACGGCAAGGAGGTTGGCGCGTCTACGGAAGGGTACAAGAACGAAGCTGACTGCGAGGTGAACGCTCGGCGGAGCGGGTGGAGCCGGTAAGCGAGGTAGGCGCGGTGGCACCGAAAGGATCCCACCGACCTTTCCATCAAGGAATTGCCATGCCTGGCTCACGGTCGGCGAAGAGTCTGATCAGCCGCGGCGCCAGATGTGATCGCCGGACGGATTGAGATCAGGAGAGAGTGTCATTGTTCTTTCGATCCTCCGAAGAATCGGACGACAAGGGGGGTATCATGAGAACGCGAATCATCCTCGTACTCGCAGGAATTGCCTTCATCACCATCGGCGCCGTGGCACGGGCCGACGATCCGCCGGCCCCGACGGAGGATCCGATTACCGCGGTGGAGATCTTGGTGGCGCCGGAGGCCGCGCTCACCATTCAGAGTGAAGTCGTCGGAGACCTCGAACGCGAGTGGTTCACACTACCAAACAGTGATGAGCTCATTGTGTTCGAGTATGACATAACGCAGAACGTGTCCCCCGCAGTCACGACGTCTGCCAGGACGCCCATGAACTGGAGACAGGGTGACCCGTTCGCCATCGACGCAATCGTTACGACCTTCGCCGCTGGAAGATTCGTGCGTCTGGAACCCATTGACGGGTGGTGGTGCCAGTGGATATGGAACCCAGGGCATATTGTGAACAACGGTTGCGCGCCCCCAGGAGAGGGATGTTTTTTCGGTTACCGACATTGTGAAGCCGCTACCGCATCAGAGGAGTACCCCGAGGGCGTGACGCTTACGGTGGATGCGCGGTGAGCTCGGCAAGCGAGTCGACGGGGTGGAATGGCCACTTCGGATCCGCTGCGTGAGCGCGGTGACCCACCGCGGTCGACGTCGCGAGGCTCCAGGCGACCTGTCCGAAAGGTCAGGGTGCCTCCAGCCGACCGCACGCGGCGCCTTAGAGGGCAACACTGGACCTCAGTCGCCGTGTTGCCTGGGACGCAGTTGACCGCGATTTCGCCGTCAGTTGCCGCGGTCTATTCCGGCAATGAGAAGTAAGGATAGCCGGTTCGACGTCCGAGAAGTGATAGCAGAAGGATGCGTTCTGCTTGCATGTCGCGGGGCCCGCTGGATCGGACCCCGCGCAGCGAGTCCAAACGCGGGTTGGCTCTGTGGGGGTAGATACAATCGGGAGGAGCTGGAAGAACGTGCGCGGAGTGTTCCCGAAGGAGCCGGCCGGGAGTGCTCGGCGAACTGGGAAGCCAAGAGCGTTCTATCGCCAAGAAGAAGCCTGTGCACTGTCGCGAGATTGCATTAGTCCTGTGTTCTGCGTATTATTAGTAGAATCAGTTCTTCGACAATTAAGCGACCGTCGCAACCAAAGAAGGGAGGGAATCATGGCGATGCACAATGCAATTGCAAGAGCGTGTGGCTGCGTCGCGTTGTGCGCAGCTCTGACTTTCGCCCTTGCTGGAACCGACGAGCGCACACCCAAGAACCCTGGCCTGGTAGAGAAAGCAGGCGCACATCTGGGACAATTCGACGTCACAGTCACGGGACCGCGCGACGCAGCCTCGCGCCTGACGCCAGGCGATTTCGAAGTCCAGGTGGGCAAGCTGTGGCTCACGACATTCCAGCTCGACCCGATGTGCGCCGCTGATACGTCCCATGCCACAACGCGACCCGCAAGCTACCTCTTCTACTTCGACCAACGGCACCTCACTCAGGTGGGGCGGCGGCGGGCGATCGAGGTCCTTCGCGAGATGGTTCCGCGTCTGATCGTGGACGGGAGCCGCGGCATGGTCGTCTCGAATGCCAAGACGTTGAGAGTGTATACGACATTCACGTCGCGTACGGAAGTCATCCTAAGAGCGATTGCGGAGCTTGAGCACGATCCCGACCAAGTGGACTCGTCCCCGCTTCTCGAGGAAATGCGGGTCGCGGAGGTCCAGGCAGCAATCGGCAAGAACGATGTTTCGACCGAGGAAGAACGCCGCCAGGATGCATGCCCCCATCTAATGATTGGGGTGAAAGGGGAAGAAGAGAGCCGACAAACAAACTCAGCTAACTTAGAACGCATGCGCCGCGGAGAATCCTTGTCGGGCCAGCAGGTGGCGCCGTCGCTCCCCACGGTACTCCTCGTGAAGCAGTACAACCAGGACGAGATGGCGGTAGCCCGCGAAGGCCTCTGCAGAATTGCGAGCATGCTCCGCCGGCTCGGGGGCATCGAGGCCCCTAAAGTCTTCCTCTACTTCGCCGACACGATGCGGCGAAACGCAGGCGAGCACTTCGTGAGGATGCTGCCCGGGGGTGCGCTCGTGATTTCGCGCAACATAAGAGGAGGATTTGGCTCGCACATCGAGCAGACGATGTCCGCAAGCGACGCATTCGTGTCACACCGGAGCGAGTCGGGCGGTTCGGAGGGCGCCTACGAGAATGTCCTCGCCGAGGCGGCCGCGCAAAATGTGCGGTTCTATCCGGTCCAAGCCGAAGGTCTCGACTTCTCATCGGACCGTGTCCGGGATGCGCAGGACACGCTTGCATCCCTGGCAGCCGAATCTGGCGGGAAGGCATTTCTGAATGGAGTGCCGGCTGATCGGATGACGAGGGACATACTCGGCGATCTCTCCTGCAGGTATCTGCTGAGCTTCGATCCCGCAGGATTTCCGGAGGACCGTCCGCTACCGGTTCGAGTGAGAGTTCATGGGAAGAAACTGTCTGCTCAAGCGGGCAGCCAGATCGTGATCCAAAGCGAGGCGGCACGACGGGCCTCGCGGCTCCTGGCCGCCTTCTCAGGGACGAACAAGTCAGCGACGAATGCGATATCCGCCACCGTGATTCCGACGGGATACGCGGACGGCGCGTTCACTGGATTAGTGCAGGTGGTGGTACCGTCTCCGTCCGACACCACAGGGAGTTGGGAAATCGGCGGCAATGTCGTCTCGGGCAATTCGTCGCGCGAGCTTCCGACGCGGACGATCGCCACCAACGTTTCAGGCGTCCCCGTCGTGTTCGAGAGCGAGGAGAAGTTTCACTCCGGTCGGCACGAGGTCATCGCGGTCGCGCGAGAGACCTCGACGGACACCATCGTGTCCCAGGTCGTCGAGGTGACGTGGCCGGAGATCAGCGACAGCACGACGATCCTCCCGATCACCGTGTTCCAGCCGGCGCGCGGTGCGTTCGTTCGGGGCAACGTGACCCGCGCGCAAGGATCGATAGTCCGCACCGAATCCCAGCAGCTCCGCCCGGAC encodes the following:
- a CDS encoding DUF1508 domain-containing protein encodes the protein MADRWEFYKNPKGEWRWKRIAPNGKEVGASTEGYKNEADCEVNARRSGWSR